A genomic window from Macaca thibetana thibetana isolate TM-01 chromosome 16, ASM2454274v1, whole genome shotgun sequence includes:
- the LOC126938598 gene encoding keratin-associated protein 4-2, translating into MVNSCCGSVCSDQGCGLENCCRPSCCQTTCCRTTCCRPSCCVSSCCRPQCCQSSVCCQPTCCRPSCCQTTCCRTTCCRPSCCVSSCCRPQCCQSVCCQPTCCRPSCCQTTCCRTTCCRPSCCVSSCCCPTCSSGSCC; encoded by the exons ATGGTCAACTCCTGTTGTGGCTCTGTCTGCTCTGACCAGGGCTGTGGCCTAGAGAACTGCTGCCGCCCCAGCTGCTGTCAGACCACCTGCTGCAGGACCACCTGCTGCCGCCCCAGCTGCTGTGTGTCCAGCTGCTGCAGACCCCAGTGCTGCCAGTCT TCTGTGTGCTGCCAGCCCACCTGCTGCCGCCCCAGCTGCTGTCAGACCACTTGCTGCAGGACCACCTGCTGCCGCCCCAGCTGCTGTGTGTCCAGCTGCTGCAGGCCCCAGTGCTGCCAGTCTGTGTGCTGCCAACCCACCTGCTGCCGCCCCAGCTGCTGTCAGACCACCTGCTGCAGGACCACCTGCTGCCGCCCCAGCTGCTGTGTGTCCAGCTGCTGCTGCCCCACCTGCTCTAGTGGCTCTTGCTGCTGA